The DNA region TTTAAAGAGGAGCATATAACAAAGATGTGCCTTATTGGCTGACATGATTCCAGCCGCTCTGTTggtaaaaagtaaacaaatgaagttgcattttatagaatatttaattatttatttaattttattggcgATGGGATaagaaattgcaaaaataaGATTTTTCGAATGTCTAGACCAGAAGACCCGCTTAAAACGCGGATTTGCTTACGAACTTTCCCATTATACATAGAAAACAGTTTCTCTCGGTTCTTATAAATTTgaatggaaaatgaaaaaatgttcaaTCACAGTTACCGCTACGGTTAGGCCGTGGGTGTTCATGTCGGCACGGCTCGAGGGACACCAAAACCAGCGTCTCTTCTTTCCTGCATCGAGGATTAATTAAGACAACGTCGCTATCTGACACGTCCTTTGCTCGGGTTCACTATCCTCATCTGACTCACTAGCCCAAGAGGGCTGACGTTCGTGTCACATTTCTCCGTCGCTGTTGCCCATTCGTTCCGTCGGTCCCGTCATCCCGTCATCCATGACTTCGGTCACCTTGCAGGATTATTGTCACAATTAAAATCTGCCCTGTCAATTAAGGAACTACATACCTTCGCTAATATACAAATTAGGAATTAAATAAAAGTACAATCCTGTTGCATAGGGGTAACATAATTTTGTACGTTTTTGGAGATTCAATTTCAAGTTCGATAATCCAGGAAGACTGTTAATCTGTACGAACGTGATAACCCTATAAGCCAGAATAATTAAAAAGGAATTAAACTGAGAAAGTTATAAAGTCTTAAATCAATTTGCATTCACTCTGGCGAAAAGaggccgcgcggcgcggcgtctttAACCATTAACACTAGAGAGACCctgaaaaaattcaaattgagtTCTTGATCACGGGAAGTTCAAACTTATTCTGTCGACCCACTTTTCAGACAGGTGAAGGTAGGTGAATCCCTTAACTTCGCTCTGGTTTAAGTATTATGCTATGTTATACCggattgtgtaataaattcattCGTGACCCGTTACACGAAAATTAAGCAGCTTCAgctaattttatgtaaaattatgtaaaactGTCTGGTGAATAATGTATGTTCGGCGCAATTCTACTATCTTCTTGATAATTTCCGATATTATTTCATTGTTGACGTTATTtttgtagaataaatttaaacatTTGCAGCGTTCGTTTCCAGAAGAAAAAGAATTGGCTAGTGGTTGAAACATCAGATTTTTAGCTAAAAACTTAAATCGACATAACTTATTTCGAAATCAGGTTCAGCTAAATGTAAAATTGCTAGTTTTTCAACTCCATTATAACGGGAAGAGTTTTCCGAGCTGTCGAATAAACGTGCTTCGACAAATGTTTTCGGTGCTTTCTCATCTACGTTGTTGATCGACTATGTTCCTtacttatgattagactgcggatttttatgcatttatagcaaaattgagtagatgaaattgaaaattgtaggaaaatttaaaaaaattgaagatgtcaatatatgatttatcatttattaaaattattgagcgGAGAAATAACATTATGTTtgatttctattccttgcaatcgatacagacaattcttattttgcataaagatccgcagtctatttatgataCTTTGACAGAGCGTTCGTCTGCCATATTTTGCGCAAACACAGTTTTAATTTGTCGACAATGCATGGATATAGATATTTTTTTCTGTATACACACGAGAAAGGCACAGAAAAATCTCATTAATTAATAACGACGTCGATTTTATCTTTGTCAGTAGCGTGTACCTACCAGAACTTCCTCGAAACGATCGTAATGTTCATTCCTGGTGTTTAAAAGGCTTTCGGTCACAGAATCCGTGGTGTTGCTTATCTGGCAGACTGAGCTGCGATCCCCTAAAGCGCTGGATGCAATATGCAGCAAGGACAGCACGGCTAACAGTCCGGCTGCGTGCAGAAAGAAACAAAGCGGGTATAACCGGAAGAGCGGTTCCTACAATTTTCGAGTTTCAGAGGAGCGAACAGTTGCGCGTGACGTGATTTTTATGCATGTTTCGCCGACGCGGTTTCCACGGGCTCCGCAGTGCATTTATTATCGTTAAAGAGGATATACAGGAAGATGGCTGAAAAAGTACCGGCGACGTAGGATAGCCAAAGACTGTGCGGTTTCCATGCCAGAACGCAGGACAGCGGCAGATAAAACAACGCTCTCCGCCAACCGTTCGTTATCGCCAGAACGCCAGACCAGCAACAGGAACAGAGCGACTCATCGTTCCTGGAACAAAAATGCACGCCTGGTTTCCCTCTTACTTTCCCCCGTTTTTATTAATTGCCGTGGAACGCTTTAAATATCTTTTCTGACACTCTGCAACATGCGTATTAGTTGCAGTGACAATCCTCATCCACCACGTCaatattccggtagtcaaaagAGCTAGATAAAAGACCAATGCAGGCCGCATCGCCCTCAAagatcctatttttacgtttacgaggcgtaatttgcattattcggcagcatgtagctgtcgctgatttatgaaaatagctacatgcgtagctttatgcttccgaataatgaaaatttaaaaaactttattttaaatattgcattgtcatccagttctgagctatgtttaaaatttcaagtctctagctcatcggaaagttggtttaaaattaattgcaaaagtaccgaacagacagacaagaaagcgagctaataaaaatgtggtaataaaaataggactttcgttttcatctagcgcttttgactactgaaaaaccccatctttgcattattgagaaatgagaagacgcatcccgcacccttgtaatcctggaaacgagtctacccctttaaGGGTGTACTCTCAATTGACGAGATGCAAAATGTTCAGGTGATTATAGGTGAAGTGTTTCGTAATTTGGTACACTTATTTTGCTGTTTACTGAGAATGCATGCCCCTTATGTTGCAGATAATTTCGCGAGTACGATATCAGCATACGCAACTCAAGCAACTATCAATACCTGACACAGATTTGCACGAACAGTGTGATGGCCCACGTGATCTCCAGGAAGAAGATGAAACCGGCTGCTGCTCTGAAATAGCATGAGAGGCATGAAACTAGGTGGAGGAATGTACATACACCCTCTCATATGCTAGCAGAATGGGGAAAGCAAGAGGATCTGACATCACACATTACTCTAGAGTGGCCATCATTAGTCTACGACCGACAACGCCGTGATACCGGGTGCTATAGATTGATTGACGGACAACGGGCATTAGCCAACCACGATCCGCTTCTACTGAAAATTCCCGCACAACAGAGTGTCATAAATTATTCGACACATATGGTCTCAAAGCCATTCATTCTCCTCTGCGCGCCGGGAAGAAAATATTCTAAAAAGTCGggaatgaaaaattatattttatttgaaaactgTATTTTCATCCCTTCTACTACGATTTATTATACGATTGCTAAAAAGATATTTCACATGAAAGTTGTACAATCGTTTGACCTTGAGATACCGTTTGAAggtcatatttaaatttttaaaaggaACATTATACTTTTCAGTGCACGTTCTTGCAGATAATATTCAGACGTTTACAGAACCTAATCAGAAGGTGCGATTCAAGAATCAATTTAACTCTTTCAAAGTAGACGCTCGTACATGGTAACGCCGATCTACTGGTACAAGCTGCAAGGAGGTGAATCTACATGGaataataagtcgaaaaaagggaataacatttttttattcggTACCTCGTTATCGAAGAAATCGAGTTTGAATATTCAGCGGATGCGCCTGCTGTTAGATAGGAATCGACTGACGCGTCTGGCCATGACCGACCGGTTCTACTTGCTGCAAATACTAGGGCACGCGAACCCGACGAATCCACCAactcatttttctcgaaaaccagGTGTCAAACAAAAAAACTTTATTCCTCTCTCTCGACTTGTTtctgcatatacagggtggtccacctaaatacggccacctaaatatctcctccaaTTGTGGcggtacaaaaaatattttgtgtactATTTGAATGGTTTGAAGGAACCGTTatattgcaaacaatatttttttcggagttatcaaggtcatggatgttttttgatacataactacattttctttgtattgcatcgtgtaactgatcgaaaaatacattcaggtatgtatatataatggtataaaggtaaaactttaattttcgaagatcaagctcatttcaaggtcatgttattataaatatctaaatgtatttttcgatcagttacacgatgcaataacaaaaaatgtagttatgtatcaaaaaacatcgatgaccttgataactccgaaaaaaatattgtttgcaatatAATGGTTCCTTCAAACCATTCAAATAGTACACAAAACATTTTTTGTACCCCCACAAttggaggagatatttaggtggaccacccagTAGAATCATCACCCACCCTGCCACGATATGTTGCACCACGGAAAATGCAGCTGTCTCATTATTGCCTCTGGCCTTTCATTTTGAAACTGGAATAAGGTCGATATGAACAAAGATCCTTGTtgctacaataaaaaaaaagatataaacaatggtGGTGCCAATAATTCATATGAATCGTTCGCATACAATCGTTAgacaaatttaaaatgaatt from Lasioglossum baleicum chromosome 11, iyLasBale1, whole genome shotgun sequence includes:
- the LOC143213383 gene encoding uncharacterized protein LOC143213383 isoform X2, with the translated sequence MSTYVRNTDTHLTTLTRILGVCTAIIVCGVGVDVAYHQHLIGIYVTNDESLCSCCWSGVLAITNGWRRALFYLPLSCVLAWKPHSLWLSYVAAGLLAVLSLLHIASSALGDRSSVCQISNTTDSVTESLLNTRNEHYDRFEEVLVTEVMDDGMTGPTERMGNSDGEM
- the LOC143213383 gene encoding uncharacterized protein LOC143213383 isoform X1 yields the protein MSTYVRNTDTHLTTLTRILGVCTAIIVCGVGVDVAYHQHLIGIYVTAAAGFIFFLEITWAITLFVQICVRNDESLCSCCWSGVLAITNGWRRALFYLPLSCVLAWKPHSLWLSYVAAGLLAVLSLLHIASSALGDRSSVCQISNTTDSVTESLLNTRNEHYDRFEEVLVTEVMDDGMTGPTERMGNSDGEM